The following coding sequences are from one Acidobacteriota bacterium window:
- a CDS encoding sigma-70 family RNA polymerase sigma factor, which translates to MSERTVPAPRPADAAPTQDLDLVDRIKRGDSSALDALYERYSSPVYSLVWKILQKPEEAEDVALDVFWQVWRQADRYDPSRGAPAAWIFTVARSRAIDRLRARRRREDRTISFDDPAVNLDPMDETAAPDLVASFRQTRDTVRVSMETLSAVQREAIELAFFKGLTHVEIAQQLGQPLGTIKTRIRQGLIKLRKTLD; encoded by the coding sequence ATGAGCGAGAGGACCGTCCCAGCGCCGCGGCCGGCCGATGCGGCGCCGACGCAGGACCTCGATCTCGTCGATCGCATCAAACGCGGCGATTCCAGCGCTCTCGACGCCCTCTACGAGCGCTACTCCTCGCCCGTTTACTCACTCGTCTGGAAGATCCTCCAGAAGCCCGAGGAGGCCGAGGACGTCGCCCTCGACGTCTTCTGGCAGGTCTGGCGGCAGGCGGACCGTTACGACCCCTCTCGCGGCGCGCCCGCGGCGTGGATCTTCACGGTCGCGCGGTCGCGCGCGATCGACCGCCTCCGCGCGCGGCGCCGCCGCGAGGACCGGACGATCTCCTTCGACGATCCCGCCGTGAACCTCGATCCCATGGACGAGACGGCGGCTCCGGACCTCGTCGCCTCGTTCCGTCAGACGCGCGACACCGTGCGCGTCTCGATGGAGACGCTTTCGGCCGTCCAGCGCGAGGCGATCGAGCTCGCGTTCTTCAAGGGCCTCACGCACGTCGAGATCGCCCAGCAGCTCGGCCAACCCCTGGGCACGATCAAGACGCGGATCCGGCAGGGCCTCATCAAGCTGAGGAAAACCCTCGACTAG
- a CDS encoding fasciclin domain-containing protein — protein MKTVIKSFIAAGIVLALAAPVQAGEKKDIVDTAVAAGSFTTLAKALGAAGLVDTLKGTGPFTVFAPTDEAFAKLPAGTLEKLLADKAQLTKVLTYHVVAGKVMAADVVKLKSAKTVEGEDVKIAVKDKGVMVNQAHVVKTDIETSNGVIHVIDAVLLPPAK, from the coding sequence ATGAAGACCGTCATCAAGTCGTTCATTGCCGCCGGAATCGTCCTGGCGCTTGCCGCCCCCGTTCAGGCCGGCGAGAAGAAGGACATCGTGGACACCGCCGTGGCCGCGGGGTCCTTCACGACGCTCGCCAAGGCGCTCGGCGCCGCGGGGCTCGTCGACACGCTGAAGGGCACGGGCCCGTTCACGGTCTTCGCGCCGACGGACGAGGCGTTCGCGAAGCTCCCGGCGGGCACGCTGGAGAAGCTGCTGGCCGACAAGGCGCAGCTCACCAAGGTCCTGACCTACCACGTCGTCGCCGGGAAGGTCATGGCGGCGGACGTCGTGAAGCTCAAGTCCGCGAAGACGGTCGAGGGCGAGGACGTCAAGATCGCCGTCAAGGACAAGGGCGTGATGGTGAACCAGGCGCACGTCGTCAAGACGGACATCGAGACGTCGAACGGCGTCATTCATGTGATCGACGCGGTGCTTCTCCCGCCCGCGAAGTAG
- a CDS encoding FAD-dependent oxidoreductase → MSDAPASRVLIVGAGVAGLTAARALEGLGVSIVAIDKGRGVGGRIATRRLSDGEAYDHGALRFAAADGPVGSLVSTWEAEGIVARVSGEGPARWRIAGPTTRLPKKLAEGLDVQTGVRAVALRRRGGGLEVNLEDGRSLTASAAIVTCPVPQALALLDAGGLTSEAPESLLSELRRVTYEPGLVLLLRLDRRVDGFPGDGLIRLQGGGAVSRILENAAPAGTGPSRLSVYARGAFARDAFDWPDADVVDALLAAARRELASLSGAVVAESELKRWRFARAESPAAELAPAFASSGAPVILCGDAFGPPEARNPEGGADGIARAVRSGLAAAARLGREFRR, encoded by the coding sequence GTGTCCGACGCGCCAGCCTCGCGGGTTCTGATCGTCGGAGCCGGAGTCGCCGGGCTCACGGCGGCCCGCGCGCTCGAAGGTCTCGGGGTTTCCATCGTCGCGATCGACAAGGGGCGCGGCGTCGGCGGCCGGATCGCGACGCGCCGCCTCTCGGACGGCGAGGCCTACGACCACGGCGCGCTGCGCTTCGCCGCCGCCGACGGACCCGTCGGATCTCTCGTCTCCACCTGGGAGGCCGAGGGGATCGTCGCGCGAGTCTCCGGGGAAGGACCCGCTCGCTGGCGCATCGCGGGGCCCACGACACGCCTTCCCAAGAAACTCGCCGAAGGTCTCGACGTCCAGACGGGCGTGCGTGCCGTCGCCCTGCGACGCCGGGGAGGCGGGCTCGAGGTAAACCTCGAGGACGGACGTTCCCTGACGGCGTCGGCGGCGATCGTCACCTGTCCCGTCCCGCAGGCGCTGGCTCTTCTCGACGCGGGCGGACTGACGTCCGAGGCTCCGGAATCGCTCCTGAGCGAGCTTCGGCGGGTGACCTACGAGCCCGGCCTCGTTCTTCTCCTCCGGCTCGACCGACGAGTGGACGGCTTTCCCGGAGACGGTCTCATCAGACTGCAGGGCGGCGGAGCCGTGTCGCGAATTCTCGAGAACGCGGCGCCGGCCGGGACAGGGCCGTCGCGCCTCTCGGTCTATGCGCGCGGAGCGTTCGCGCGGGACGCATTCGACTGGCCGGATGCCGACGTCGTTGATGCGCTCCTCGCCGCCGCGCGCCGCGAGCTTGCGTCGCTGAGCGGGGCGGTGGTCGCCGAGAGCGAGCTGAAAAGATGGCGCTTCGCGCGCGCAGAGTCCCCCGCGGCCGAACTCGCTCCGGCCTTCGCCTCCTCCGGCGCTCCCGTCATCCTGTGCGGGGATGCGTTTGGCCCGCCCGAGGCGCGAAACCCGGAGGGCGGAGCGGACGGGATCGCGCGGGCGGTCCGATCCGGGCTCGCGGCGGCGGCCCGGCTCGGCCGCGAGTTTCGCCGCTAG
- a CDS encoding SDR family oxidoreductase, with protein MTRFEEKVAVIAGGSGGIGIEVARGIVREGGSVLLFARNADRLASAEADLLTASPPSRVATLAGDATNAADLDRAVAVAKERFGRLDVWVHAVGSILLKSVFLTSEAEFALEISRNLTSAFLGTRVALGPMRSARSGSIVLFGSAAGQTGLPNHAAIAAAKAGIVGLARAAAMDAARYGIRINVVAPGLVRTPMAAFLTDNEASLKASAAMHATGRISEARDVAAAVLYLASDDAANVTGAVLPVDGGLSAGRPPVLAR; from the coding sequence ATGACGAGATTCGAGGAAAAAGTCGCCGTGATCGCGGGCGGGAGCGGTGGAATCGGTATCGAAGTGGCCCGCGGGATCGTGCGCGAGGGCGGATCGGTCCTTCTCTTCGCGCGGAACGCCGACAGGCTGGCGAGCGCGGAGGCGGACCTTCTCACGGCGTCTCCGCCCTCCCGGGTCGCGACGCTGGCCGGGGACGCGACGAACGCGGCCGACCTCGACCGCGCCGTGGCCGTCGCAAAGGAAAGATTCGGGCGGCTGGACGTGTGGGTCCATGCGGTGGGCTCGATCCTGCTGAAGTCGGTCTTCCTGACCAGCGAGGCGGAGTTCGCGCTCGAGATTTCGCGGAACCTCACATCGGCCTTCCTCGGGACCAGGGTGGCGCTCGGGCCGATGCGGTCCGCGCGCTCGGGCTCGATCGTCCTCTTCGGCTCGGCGGCGGGACAGACCGGCCTGCCGAACCACGCGGCCATCGCGGCGGCGAAAGCGGGCATCGTGGGCCTCGCGCGCGCGGCGGCAATGGACGCGGCGCGCTACGGGATCCGGATCAACGTGGTCGCCCCCGGGCTCGTGCGGACTCCGATGGCGGCTTTTCTGACGGACAACGAAGCCAGCCTCAAGGCTTCGGCGGCGATGCACGCGACCGGGCGGATCAGCGAGGCGCGCGACGTCGCCGCGGCCGTTCTCTATCTCGCATCGGACGACGCCGCCAACGTCACCGGCGCCGTTCTCCCGGTGGACGGCGGACTCTCCGCGGGCCGCCCACCTGTCCTCGCCCGCTGA
- a CDS encoding glutathione peroxidase, whose protein sequence is MKLAIFAAAALAAGAAFAAGDAALYGFTMNTIDGKPKSLGDYRGKALLIVNTASECGYTPQYAGLEKLYERYRDRGFTVLAFPANDFGAQEPGTDAQIKQFCSSKYGTQFDLFSKISVKGKGQHPLYAYLTTVKGFEGDIGWNFNKFLVDPSGVVVARYPSGVEPTSAELTAKLESILPKK, encoded by the coding sequence ATGAAGCTCGCCATCTTCGCCGCCGCCGCGCTCGCCGCGGGCGCCGCCTTCGCCGCGGGCGACGCCGCGCTCTACGGATTCACGATGAATACGATCGATGGCAAGCCGAAATCCCTGGGCGATTACCGCGGCAAGGCCCTTCTCATCGTCAACACGGCCTCCGAGTGCGGCTACACGCCGCAGTACGCCGGCCTCGAGAAGCTCTACGAGCGCTATCGCGACCGGGGCTTCACGGTTCTCGCCTTCCCCGCGAACGATTTCGGCGCGCAGGAACCCGGCACCGACGCGCAGATCAAGCAGTTCTGCTCGTCGAAGTACGGGACGCAGTTCGACCTCTTCTCGAAGATCTCGGTCAAGGGGAAGGGGCAGCACCCCCTGTACGCCTACCTCACGACCGTCAAGGGTTTCGAGGGAGACATCGGCTGGAACTTCAACAAGTTCCTCGTGGATCCCTCCGGCGTGGTCGTCGCGCGCTATCCGTCGGGCGTCGAGCCGACGTCCGCCGAACTCACGGCGAAGCTCGAGTCGATCCTCCCGAAAAAGTAG
- a CDS encoding lipocalin family protein translates to MKRFAGLMWALVTTGCATSTTERLQLPPLETVAHVDLARYLGTWYEIASFPQSFQRGCTATTATYTLRSDGDIDVRNRCRKGSLDGEEKTALGRARVVDRPTNAKLEVSFFRPFWGDYWIIYLDEDYSSAVVGHPGRDYLWILSRTPTMAEATYAVIVSRLKAQGYETSRLVRTLQATAPASAPTSARPPDPG, encoded by the coding sequence GTGAAACGATTCGCCGGCTTGATGTGGGCGCTCGTCACGACGGGTTGCGCGACGTCCACGACCGAACGCCTTCAGCTGCCCCCGCTCGAAACGGTCGCGCACGTCGATCTCGCGCGCTACCTCGGAACCTGGTACGAGATCGCCAGCTTCCCGCAGAGCTTCCAGCGCGGCTGCACGGCCACGACGGCAACCTACACGCTCCGCTCCGACGGGGACATCGACGTACGGAACCGCTGTCGCAAGGGCTCGCTCGACGGCGAAGAGAAGACGGCGCTCGGACGGGCCCGCGTGGTCGACCGCCCCACGAACGCGAAGCTCGAGGTGAGCTTCTTCCGCCCCTTCTGGGGCGACTACTGGATCATCTACCTGGACGAGGACTACTCGTCCGCGGTCGTCGGTCACCCGGGCCGCGACTACCTTTGGATCCTGAGTCGAACGCCGACGATGGCCGAAGCGACCTACGCGGTCATCGTTTCACGCCTCAAGGCCCAGGGTTACGAAACATCACGCCTCGTGCGCACTCTTCAGGCGACCGCACCGGCCTCCGCACCGACCTCGGCTCGCCCGCCCGATCCGGGCTGA